Genomic DNA from Salvia miltiorrhiza cultivar Shanhuang (shh) chromosome 1, IMPLAD_Smil_shh, whole genome shotgun sequence:
GAAGAATACAAGTAGAAAGCCATAAAAGTGATTGAAACATTTAAAAAGTTCAGTTAAATTTGCAAATTTACTCAAAACTTGTACACTATTCGACATTCGGCCGAATGACCCAATTGTATTGGGCCAAATCTAAAAATCATATTTGTATTTTGGGCCGAAGCTCAATAAGCAAGCCCAACGTTAGCTCTTACCAAATTTTGTATTCCCCAAAATACCCTCAACGGCGAAACAGATTTTTCTGAGAATTTCTGGTTTTCTTCCCTCTCAATTCTCTCTCAATCGACAAATCGACTATACTCTCAAATGCCGCACCTTCTAGCTCACCCTTCAGCAATCTCTCTACCAAATCCAGCATCACATTCGACGCCGTCGTTTTGCCCAGTCGCGTACGTCGGCCTCCGCCGTCCGCCGCCGCACCGGATGGTTTCCACCACcagctgcggcggcggcggaggtagCGGCGGAAAGAGCACAATTGTATGCATGGCGAACCCTAGGAGGGTGAAAATGGTGGCGAAGCAGATTAGGAGAGAGATTTCCGACATGTTGCTTACCGATAAGGTTTTGCAGTACGCGGTGTTGCCGGAAGCTGCTCTGGGGGCCGATAGATATCTCTCGTCGCTGACGACGATCAGTGATGTCGAAGTGTCTGCTGATTTGCAGGTAATTAGTTTGATTTAGTTAATGTACAACTACGGAGGCGAATTGTACAAGTGCTTGAGCAGTTGAGCTGAAATAGTTGGATTTTGGGTGACATAGGGAGGAGTCTTCTCCTATCACATTCTTCTCTGTTCAAATCATGATGCGTTTCCTTTTATTGATCCCAATAATGTGTATGCAGTTCTATGTGAAGAACCGGTTTAAGTCTGTAGTTTTCGAGCTAAGTTATATCATCTGTTGGTCGAATTTGCTTTCTTTTGTTGATAAGTAATGTTTGAACTGATTTGGTAATCGAGCATTAACTCGTTAAAACAAAGGAAATAAGTTGATTTCGATGCTCAAGGGTCAAGGCGAAATCTCTAAGAACTTGTGGTGTTTGATAGCTTGATTATATGAATATGATATGATCGCATATGAGCTAGGGCTTTTTCATTCCGGTGCGTGGTGGAAAGCATTTGTATTATAGGTTTTGGATGTAATTAAATTGTGTAATATTTTGCACCATTCGAAAACATAGGATTATTGCTGTATGTTTAGCATTTTCTCGCATTAGATTGGCTGTTATTTCACCTTTGAGGAGGTTCCTCCCTTGCTTAGTCTTAATCTGGAACTCTACTCAGAGTGTAAAGTTTGTCTATTTAGGGGGCATTTTACTTTctatgattgataagatgcatgattgagtatttttatcaagagtaggatttctccaatcccactctttcaatgggatatgaatgaagcaaaactagcttaaatgatagaaatagtCAAGGGCCTTGTGATATCCCAAGTTTCAATCTATCtaagtaaacgccccctaagACTAATATCAGTGCAGTGTATCTTGAGTTGCCGTATGGTCTTTGTGTTAAAAATATGTAAGGCATGTCATTTTCATCTCCTTTAGGTTGTTAAAGTATATGTATCCGTTTTTGGAGATGAAAGAGGAAAAGAAG
This window encodes:
- the LOC131005586 gene encoding probable ribosome-binding factor A, chloroplastic is translated as MPHLLAHPSAISLPNPASHSTPSFCPVAYVGLRRPPPHRMVSTTSCGGGGGSGGKSTIVCMANPRRVKMVAKQIRREISDMLLTDKVLQYAVLPEAALGADRYLSSLTTISDVEVSADLQVVKVYVSVFGDERGKEVALAGLKAKAKYVRSELGKRMKLRLTPEVRFLEDESLERGSRVIAILDKLKDENAKKGNSDEDGDHGEFSDRRDDDVEWEGDEIDDEGIIYVK